A region of the Campylobacter subantarcticus LMG 24377 genome:
GTGAATATGCTTGGATAGGTATATACGATCCTGATTATACAAGTAATTATTGCAAAGAAGGGAATACTGGTTGTTTTTATGATGATAGTAGGTTTAAAACTGTAAAAAATAGCTCTTTAACTTATAGAAATTGGGCTGATAAACAACCTGATAATCTTTTAAAACAATATGATATTGTAGATGGTAAAGAAAGGGTTAGTCCATTAGGTGAGCATTGGGTTGCTTTAGCTTCACCTAGTGGAGAATGGGCTGATTTTGGAAATCACTTTGGTGATATGAATAATCCTGTTAAACATTATGCAGTATATGAATTTGATTCTATGCCTCCATGCTATGATAAACCAACTCCTGATCCTGAAGATCCTATTTTAAGCGGTTTATTTTGCAATAGTGCAATTTCAGATGATCCAAATTTTAAACCTGAAAATATAGGTAAAAGCGAAGCATGCTTGCAAGATAGTACTAAACAAAATTATTTTTGTCCTTTGCAACTAACCAAATGCGTTGATAAAGAACATGCTATTGATGGTGGAAGTGAAAAAGTAGAAGGTGGTCAAATTAGAACTGGAATACAAAAGGTTACTCTAAAATTTTCATCTGGGCATATTGGCTATAACAGTTGGAAAGTTATTGAAAGTGATATTTTTATTAAAGATATAAAAGAAATAGATAGTTTTAAATTGTCTTATGCTGGAGCTGATGATTGGGTTGCTGTGTTTGCGCCTAATTCGTTTGTAGGTGTTGTTGATAATTACCCTTATGTTAATGGTGTTAAAGATGATGGTAAGGCATTGGTATATATACCTTATCGCCCTGAATATTATGGAGAACTTAGTAAATATAGTGGAAAATCTCTCAATATAGAATTAAAACAATATTTGAAAAATGGATTAAACAAAGGGGTGGCATTTTTTGCTACAGTTGGAACTGGCAGTTGGAATGTAACATATGAAGCTTATGGAAAAAATATTGAATGTGCTGATTTTGGTAAAACAACTTGTACTCAAGAAGAAGTGATTATACCTTATTCTACATATAAATATACTTGCCCTAGTGGTTATACTCCAAAAGATGAAGGTGGAAATTGCCACCCAACTTCAACTGATGATTTAATTGATACAGATGGTGATGGAATAGGTGATAGTTGTAATTCTTCAATACCACCTGCAAACAATTGTGTTAAAAGTAGGAAGGTATGTCCATTTAATGAAGAAAGAGAATGTGTTTTAACAGATAATAAGTATCAATGCTCCCCGTTTCCTTGCATAGAAGGTGCTAGCGATATTGAAGATGAAGATACTCAAGTTGGTATTAATGACGAAAATAATAATGGTTGGGAAGATGATGGTTCTTGCGGAGGACAAATTTTTATTTTTAATGGAAAAGATAATAGATGTCGCTCTAAAGATAAATTTTTTGGCTTAACTGGTGGTGGTTGCTGTGATAAAGATAAAGTATTTATAGGGCTTGTACCTTGTAAAGAAGATGAAAAAAAGCTAGCAAAACTCAATAAGCAAAATAGATGTGTAGAAGTTGGTGAATATTGCTCTAAAAAAATTAAATTCATAGGTTGCATTCAGCATAAAAAAACACATTGTTGTTTTAATTCAAAATTAGCAAGAATATTTAATGAACAAGGACGCCCACAAATTGGAAGAGGTTGGGGTTCTCCAAAGAGTCCTGATTGTAGAGGATTTACTCCAGAAGAATTTCAAAAGTTAGATTTTAGTGAAATAGATTTAAGTGAATTTATTGCTGATATTGTTGGAAGTATTGATGTAGATAAAATACAAGCTGATTCTATAAAAATACAAGAAAAGATTGAAAGCAATCTTGAGAATTTAACAAGAAAGCCTACTAATTAAAAAGAAAATAAAATTATAGAAAGGAGATAGAGTTTAGTTAAAAGTTTGTTTGGTAAAAGCCACAAGGGAGTTTCGCCCCTATAAAAGGGGCAAGGTTAATAAGCCTTGACTATAATCATACAAACAAGTATAATTATAAGTACGAAACGAAACATAATTATTTCACCCCCTCTCTAGGGCGTGATTATGCCACAGGGTTGCAGCCTTGTGGCAAACCCTTCTATAATTATACCAAACAAACTCTTTAACTTCTTTAACATAATTGATGAAAAGATTTTACATTTTATTCCTTAGTGTTTTAATTTTTGCACCTTCTTTATTATTTGGTGCTACAAATATAGATGATAATCATATTATCTTTACTTGGGGCTATGGTGAAGTAGCAAATGATATTTTACAAGCCATAAAAGGTATAACAAGTGGTGCTGATTATATGGTTAAGATTGTTATGGCTATTGCCTTTTTTACTTTTGCTATTAAAAAAGTAATGGACGAAAGAACTAGCCCTATATTTGAATTTGGTAAAATGATTTTTATCATGGTTATTATTTGGCAATGCTTTTTAAGAGCGCCAAATGACGCTCAGCATAGATATATGATACATGATAATGTAACAGGTAAAGACTATATAGTTTCTCAAGTTCCACTTGGTATTGGTTTGACTTTTTCTTTTATGTCAAGAATGGAAGATTCCATTACTAAAGCTATGGAAAAATTTTATTCTACTCCACAATCTACTAATTTTTCTAATGCTGGATTTGGTTTTACTTTAAGATCTACTATGGATTTGCCAGATTTAGAATTAAGTCAATTTAGCCCCAGAACACAAAAAAATCTTGATTTGTTTTTTAGAAACTGTGTTATTTATGGAATGGACTTAAATAAAGGTAGAATGGATACTAATTTTAGACATAGTGATAATTTATATGAGGATTTATTTGAAATAGGGCAGGGTAGTCAATTAACTTTATATTTTGGGGAAAAAGATAAAGGTAATATTAGATCTTGTACTCAAGCAGGTGCTTTGATTAAGCAAGATTTAGGTTCTTTAGCTCCAAAAATAGAAACTATCCATGCGCGTATTTTAGGTAGTAAAGATGAAAACGCTTATAGAGCTTCAATGCAGGGTGTTTGGGAAATTTTCTCAGGACAAGCTACACAAGCAAGATCTCAATTAATGCAAGCTATGTTAATTAATGCTTCAAGAGATTCTTTAATTAATACTGCAAAAATGGTAGGACTTGATCCAAATGCAGTAGCTACAAATACAGCAGTAGCTGAGCAAAACTTCATGTCAAGTATGCTAACTCAAGGTATGATGGCTCAAACTTATTTACCACTAGCTAAAGCTTATTTAACAGTTTTAATTATAGGTTTATCATGGATTATGGCTTTACTCTCTATTATGTTTGGTGATTTTAGACATATAAAAATGTTTTTTACCTTATGTATATGGATAGTGTTATGGACTCCTATATTAAGTATTATTAATTATTTCAATGATTTAAATCTATCAAAAAGCGTTCAAGTGCTATTAGATGGCTCATTAAGCTTTTCTATGAGTAATAGCTTATCTTTCTTTAAACAAATATCTGAGCAAACCAATTTCATTAATTATCTTGTAATGCTTACTCCATTATTAGCTTTTGCAGTAGCTAAAGCTAGTGAGCAAGGTTTTGTGTCAGTGGCTTCATCTTTATCACAAACCCTACAAGGTGCTTCAAGAAGTGCAGGAAGTTTTACAAATCAGCAAGCTTTATCTACTGAAACCAAAATAGCTTCTCCTTTAGGTGAAGAAGTTATTGCTAAACATGCTGGTGTAACTTCTTATTTGGGGGCATATAATGCAGATGGACAAATAACTAGATATAATACCCAAAGTACTTCAGGAAACGATAGTTACAATTCTGAAATTTCTAACTCTGCATTTACTGGAACTAATGTTAATGGTATGATAAATGGAGCTAAACTAACTGCTGGGGCATTAAATATGGTTAATTCCTTAGGGGAAAGCAGTGCTAAAACTTGGAATCAGAATTTCAATGATACTTATGGACAAATCAGTCAAAGTGGTAGAAATAGCGCACTTAGTGAAGCTAAATCTATTATGGAAAGCGATAATGAGTCGTTTAGAAAATCATTCTCTAATAATTTAGCTCAGGAAATATCAAAAATGGATAATTTAACTGCGCAAGCACAAGCTAATATTACCGCATATGCTGAGGCTAGCGGTGGTTTTAAATTGGCAGGAAATGGTGCTTCAATTGGTAGCAGAGGTGAGGTATCTATAGGACTTGGAAAAAATATAACTTTATCTGATACTGAGAAAGCAGCTTATCAAGAAGCAATGGAAAAAGCTTCTGTTAAAACTTTAGCTGAAAATCATAATATAAGTAGCGAATGGAGTAAAAGTCTTTCTAATAGTGATAGTACCGCTTATGCTAAAATGGTTGGGTATGCAGATAGCTTCAGTCAAACTCAATCTGCTATTCAAGCAGTTACTTCGAATAATATGGATAATGTTGTAAATGCTTATGCTAGAGATTTAGCTACAATAGACAATAAAGACTTTAATACTCTTAGTGTTGCTGAGCAAAACACTTACTTTGCAAAAGCAGGAAATCAAATTTCTGATATGATTAAAAACGATCCTACTTCAATTTCAAATTATGCTTCTCAATATGGAGCAGGTAGTAATGTAGGAGAAAATACAATAGCAAGTCCTAACGCTTTAAATAAAGAATTTGCAAATGTAGGTGGTAATACTTTACTAAATCATAATCTAAATCAAGAGCAGGTTAATACTAGAGCAACAAATATGAAAAATAGTACTAATATACCAAATACTAAAGATATTAAAGAGGTTATTTCTAGTTCTAATATAGATAAAAAAGGTTAAAGGCGAGAAATGGAATATTTTTCCATTTCTTTTAAAATTAACTTTTAATCTTTATAAAGCCCTTGAGTAAAACTAAGTGGATTAAGAGCGTCGGTTGGATAAGAGTTGCCAGTGTCATTTTTTTTAAAATTTTGATTATATTCATAGTCTTTATAATCACTTAAAGGGGTATTTTTGGATATTTTTAAAACTCCAATAAGCACTAAACAAAAAACAATTGATATAAAAGCAATCATAGACAAAAAAACAATTTCAGAATATGATAACCTATCTATGAATGTTACAAATTTTTCTTTTATTATATTTGTGGTATTCATTGTATCTACCATACTCAACAACAAAGACAAAGCTAAAACAATAGCAACTAATAATGCTGTAACTATCTTTGCATTTAAACTCAAACCTTTTTTCCTTACCACATTTTCCATAATCTCAACCTCTTGTTTTTGATTTTCTAATTTTCCCATATATATATTTATACTTCTTTTAACTCTAAATAAATCATACTTAATTACATTAGCAACAGCACTTAATCTAATTTCCTCATTATCGTGAGCTGCGAAATTTCTAGTATCATTTATTCTTTTTAAATCTTTTTTGTCAAATAAAGATAAGATTTCATCATCAGCACTTTCTTTGATTTTTTTAAAGCTTTCACTGATTTTAATTAGAGAAACAAAAATAAATCTTTGTGCATTTTCATCGTGCAATGTTTTTAATACATTTTCATCTTTGATTTGCTGATAAATTAAATTAATCTCATTTGTAACTTTTTGTAATCTTTTTATGTTTTCTAATCTTATTTCATTTGACATTTAAATTCCTTTACATTTAATATTAAAATTATACCAAAATTCACAATAAAAATCAAGTTTTTTAGTGCTTTTAAATGCCTATTTTATAGTATTTTGCAAGGGTTTTTTATATTTTACATTTTTGTCCTTTATAAAGTTTATTTTAAGTTCTTTTTAAGCGTATTTTTTACACATAAATGTCCTTTATATATCCCCTGAATGTCCTTTATAAAGTCCATTTTTTCTTTTTTTATTATTTTTTGCTTAAAATCTACCAAAAAAGTGCTTTATTTCGCCCCTAAATGTCCTTTATATATCCCCCAAATGTCCTTTATAAAGTCTTTTTTATAAGCATTAAATATTGATATATTAGTATTTATTCTGTTTTATAATTTAATTTGTTAATTTTAACTTTAAAATTAATATTGGTAAGATAAAAAATATTTTTTGTAAGATAAAAGCTGTTATTTTTATTAGCTTTAGAGAGAGTATAGATTAAGATTGTATTTTTAATTCTTTGTGAGTTATTTTGATATTATTCTTTTCAGTAATTTTTAAATAATTTACTATGACTGCCTAGTTTTAAAATATTTAACTCTAGTTCTTTATCATGTTTTTGATAAATCAATAATAAATTAGACTTTATGTGACACTCTCTAAAATCTTTTAATGCGCCTTTTAATTGATGATCTTTATATTTGGGTTCTAAAATTTCATCATTAGAAAGCTTTGTAATGACTTTATCTGTTATTTTACGCTCTTCGTTGCTTATTTTTTTATAGGCTTTTATAAAATCTTTATGATAATAAATTTTATATTTTGCCATCTTGATAAGCTTTCACAAAATCTTGATGTGAATTAAAGCTTAATGCAGTGTTATCTTTTTTTTCCTTACTAAGCTCTTTGCTTGCATTTAATATCTTATTTTCAAAACTACTTAGTTTAGGTTTAGAAACTTTACATTTAGCATTTATACTTTTAGCTAAACCTTTAAATGCAGGCAAAAAATCTTCACTGACATTTTCAATAATAAGAGTCATGAAATTCCTTTCTCAAAATCATATAATATAATTATATTGTATTTTAATCAATTTAAATTAATTTCTTATACTTATTTTATTGTTTCAATGTGAAGATTAAAAGCACTAAGATAAAATATTATTTTGTGATGATTATAAAATGTGTTATAATGTATTACAAATAATACAAAGGTAAAATCATGAGAACAATATCGTTAAGAATTAGTGATCAAGAAGATATTTTACTAAAAGAATATCTAGCAATTAATAATTTGCAATTATCAAAATTTATAAGAGATACTATTTTAGAAAAAATAGAAGATGAGTTAAATTTAGATGAAAATAAAATTTTAATTTCACTCAAAGAAGCTAAAAAAGATAATATTTATAGCTTTGAAGAAGTATTTAAAAATGTATGAGATAAAATTCTCAAGTAGTGCCAAAAAATCAATTGAAAAACTTGATCAGCAAGTAGCAAGGATTATTAAGAGCTGGATTATTAAAAATTTAATAGAATCAGATAATCCAAAAAAATTAGCAAAAGAACTTAAGGGCAATTTAAAAGGTATTTATAGATTTAGAGTGGGTAATTATAGAATGCTTGCTGAAATTAATGATAATGAATTGTTTATTTTTGTATTCGAAATAGGACATCGAAGAGAAATATATAAGAAATTTAAAAAATAAAATTCTCAACTATACATTAAATTATTTATATCATAATAGAAAGAAAAAAGGAGGTAAAATGGAAAAATTATCCCAAGAAGAAATACAAAAAGCTATGAGAGAATGTGTAGTAAGTTCTTATACTTATGATCCAGCTAATCCTAATGGCTATTCTCAAGATTTATTTGATGTAGAAAATGAAGTTTTTGCTAAAGATTATGAGTTTATAGAAAAGTGTGGTTTAGATGATATGGTAAAACACAAAGAAAGTGGTTGTGTTTTTAAAGTTTTTTACAAACAAGATCACAAAGTTAGACTTCTTAGAGTTAGCAATATGCAAGCAATGAATAGTTTTGAAAGCTATAGGGGTATAATGGCAAAAATAATAGGTTTTAAGCCAGAAGATCAAGAGTGATAAAAGCAAACAGTTTTTAATTTTTATATTTTCTATATATTATTTTTAGAATTATAAATGCTTTTTTAAAAAAACATATAATATTTTATCGTATTTGTATAAAAATATTATATTCTATTTTAATAATTTTGTATGATATAATTCTATTATGATAAAAGAAAATATTAAGTTTTTAAGAAAACAACGCAAATTAACACAACAAGAGTTGGGCAAAATTTTAAATGTAGGACAAAAAACAGTAAGTATGTGGGAAAAAGGAAATAACAATATTACACTTCCTACAATATTAAAAATATGTGAGCATTTTCAAATTAGTCCAAATGAGCTACTAGCAAATAATTTAGCGGATATGGAATTACATAGAAATCTTAGAAATTACAATAGAATTACAGCTAAAAAATAGCTTAAATGATTTTTTAAAATCAAACATTGTAAATATGCAACTTCAAAAAATATCTAAACATATTCGTTCTCTCAAAGATGTAGGATTTATAGAGAAATTAAGTGAAAGCTGGAGTGGAAACGGAGAGAAAATGCTTTTAATTCTTCTTTTGTTTATCAAACACTTAAACAAGATAGAATTAAGCCACACAACAATGAGTAAAAAAGATTTTATAAACATGTTAAAGAAATTCAAAATTTCTTTAAAAAATATCAAATTATACTCTTTAATTTTAAGTGAAAAAGACAAAATAAATACTATAGAGTGGGTAGAAAACAACTTAGATGAGATCGATGTAAATGCTTTATTTATTGATTTAAGAAAAGATGTTGAAAAAATAATTATAAATGAGCTTAATTCGTTTGATTGTCTAATTGTTGAGGATTAAAACTAAATAAATTGGTTGTAAAGTGTTTTACGGTATAATCATTCTAAGGCTGATTAACCAAAGGGTTCCCAGCCTTTGATTAATCAAATCTTGCCTTAGAAATGAGGTGAGTTAATTTGACTTTTCAAAATCTAATCTTTATTATTATACTTATTTGTATAATAATAGTCAAGGCTTATTAGCTTTGATTCCCTCTTTAATTAGAGGGAAAGATTAGAAACCCTTTGGCTTTTTTTTATTCTAACAAGGAAAAACAATGAAAAAACTCTTATCTATTCTATTATTCTCATCTTTATCTTTATTAGCTAGTGATAATTTTAATGAAAGCAAGAAAGAATTAGTTGAGCTTTATGAGAGCTTAGGTAGTACTTATCAATATGATTTTTATTGTAATGCTCCATTTAAAGCAAATAAAAAAGGAAAATACACTAAGTTTGAAGTAGTTAAAAGTGATTTATACACTCCACGCAATGAATATACTAAAAAAGGTAAAATCAATCAAAGAGCAAAACGCATAGAATGGGAGCATATTATGCCTGCACAAAACTTTGGAAAGCATTTACCTTGCTGGAGAGAAGGTGGTAGAAAAGCTTGTCAAAAAGATCCACTTTTTGCAAAAATGGAAGCTGATAAACAAAACCTAGTTCCTGCTATAGGTGAAGTTAATGGTGATAGAAGTAATTTTAGATATGCTGAGGCTCCTTTGAATTTAGAATATACTCAATATGGAAATTGCAAAGTATATACAGACTTTAAAGCAAAAAGATTTTATCCTGCTAATTATTCTAAAGGCTGGATTGCAAGAAGCTATTTATATATGAGTAAAACATATAATATTAGATTATCAGATCAAGAAAGAAAACTTATGGAATCTTGGGACAAACAATATCCTATGAGCGAAAAAGAAAGGATTATAAGAGAAAAGTCTAGTAAGTAATAAATTTTTAATCACTCTTATCTTGGTTATTAAAAGCAGATGAGAGCTTTCATCAAAATAAATCATTTTTGCCGTTTTATCATCAAAATTTAAAAACTTAAAAATCATTTTTCATTCCTTCACTTAACATGAGATTAAAATATCATCTGTAAAAATTAAAGCAGAAGAATAGTTTTTATTGTTATTTAGTTTTAATTTTAGACACTCATTAGCCTCATAACCTAAATTATAAATTATTTTTATAGTTTTTATAAGCGCATAGTTTTGATTAAAATCATTATGTATATTATTAGCAATATCTAAAAAGTCTTGATTGATGTATTCAAACAAATATTCATCATCTGGGTCAATGGATATTTTATTGATTGTGATATTTTTATTAGTGATAATAAAAAAAGCAATATCTAGCAATATATCTATGCGCTTGTTTTCATTATTTGCATTGTTGAAGTCTTTAAATAGTTGAAATAAGACTGTTGTTGAGTTTGATTTTGCTGTTCTAGAAGTGTTTTTTAGGGCAGGTGTTAAATCAAAAAATACCGATCCCCCCCCCCATAGGGTGTATAAATCTTTCATGGTTTTCCTTTTTTTGTAAAATGATTATTTTTTTGGTAATTTTACCATATAATAAATAAAATATAAATATTTTAAATGGTATAAAATGAAATTTATAGAGAGATTAATAGATAAATATTTTTGTATAAAAACAATAGTAGCTCTACTAAAAGAGGATTTTGAAAGTTATAATGTGTTTCAATTAAATAAAATCAATTGCTTTGCTTTTCATGGAGGAGATTTAAAGCTATTAAGAATAAGAACTAGTTATGATGATAATTGGAAAGCATTTGAAGATTTAATTAATCGTATGATAATTATAGAAAAGTATCAAGAGGTTGAAAAATTTAATATATGCTTAATTAAATCTATTTCGTGTTCTAAGTCTAACAATATAGGTAATTATTTTTATAATATTGATATTAGAAACGCTCATATTAAACCAAAAGATATTTTATATTTGTTTGGTTTTAATAATTACAAGACAAGTGAAAAAAAATCAGAATGGGAGTTACAAGCATGCTTGGAGCATTCTATAAATAACGAAGTATTACGATTTACATATTATAAGTGGAATGATTGGTATGAATGGAATAATTCAAATGGCTCACATCATTTAGCTACTGCTTTATACCATTTGCGCAATGCTAACGAAAAATTTTATATCAAGGCTTTAGTGGAAAATCAAGAACTTAACAGGGAAGTTATATCGGAGTTGATAGAGAAATATGAAATTTTTATGTCCCACGAAAAAAATGCATGGAAATTTTTTAGTCTTTTAGATACACCTATTTTGGGACGGCATATGAAAATATTT
Encoded here:
- a CDS encoding conjugative transfer mating pair stabilization protein TraN; the encoded protein is MKYNTLSKLFYKDTLIDFFKIKMNFLKFTAILSMSFSFSQAGIQCTDYNDFRKFGNHYYTVSVKKLTFLDAQALAEKSGGYLAIPNTKDENNFITSLVKGGEYAWIGIYDPDYTSNYCKEGNTGCFYDDSRFKTVKNSSLTYRNWADKQPDNLLKQYDIVDGKERVSPLGEHWVALASPSGEWADFGNHFGDMNNPVKHYAVYEFDSMPPCYDKPTPDPEDPILSGLFCNSAISDDPNFKPENIGKSEACLQDSTKQNYFCPLQLTKCVDKEHAIDGGSEKVEGGQIRTGIQKVTLKFSSGHIGYNSWKVIESDIFIKDIKEIDSFKLSYAGADDWVAVFAPNSFVGVVDNYPYVNGVKDDGKALVYIPYRPEYYGELSKYSGKSLNIELKQYLKNGLNKGVAFFATVGTGSWNVTYEAYGKNIECADFGKTTCTQEEVIIPYSTYKYTCPSGYTPKDEGGNCHPTSTDDLIDTDGDGIGDSCNSSIPPANNCVKSRKVCPFNEERECVLTDNKYQCSPFPCIEGASDIEDEDTQVGINDENNNGWEDDGSCGGQIFIFNGKDNRCRSKDKFFGLTGGGCCDKDKVFIGLVPCKEDEKKLAKLNKQNRCVEVGEYCSKKIKFIGCIQHKKTHCCFNSKLARIFNEQGRPQIGRGWGSPKSPDCRGFTPEEFQKLDFSEIDLSEFIADIVGSIDVDKIQADSIKIQEKIESNLENLTRKPTN
- a CDS encoding conjugal transfer protein TraG N-terminal domain-containing protein, yielding MKRFYILFLSVLIFAPSLLFGATNIDDNHIIFTWGYGEVANDILQAIKGITSGADYMVKIVMAIAFFTFAIKKVMDERTSPIFEFGKMIFIMVIIWQCFLRAPNDAQHRYMIHDNVTGKDYIVSQVPLGIGLTFSFMSRMEDSITKAMEKFYSTPQSTNFSNAGFGFTLRSTMDLPDLELSQFSPRTQKNLDLFFRNCVIYGMDLNKGRMDTNFRHSDNLYEDLFEIGQGSQLTLYFGEKDKGNIRSCTQAGALIKQDLGSLAPKIETIHARILGSKDENAYRASMQGVWEIFSGQATQARSQLMQAMLINASRDSLINTAKMVGLDPNAVATNTAVAEQNFMSSMLTQGMMAQTYLPLAKAYLTVLIIGLSWIMALLSIMFGDFRHIKMFFTLCIWIVLWTPILSIINYFNDLNLSKSVQVLLDGSLSFSMSNSLSFFKQISEQTNFINYLVMLTPLLAFAVAKASEQGFVSVASSLSQTLQGASRSAGSFTNQQALSTETKIASPLGEEVIAKHAGVTSYLGAYNADGQITRYNTQSTSGNDSYNSEISNSAFTGTNVNGMINGAKLTAGALNMVNSLGESSAKTWNQNFNDTYGQISQSGRNSALSEAKSIMESDNESFRKSFSNNLAQEISKMDNLTAQAQANITAYAEASGGFKLAGNGASIGSRGEVSIGLGKNITLSDTEKAAYQEAMEKASVKTLAENHNISSEWSKSLSNSDSTAYAKMVGYADSFSQTQSAIQAVTSNNMDNVVNAYARDLATIDNKDFNTLSVAEQNTYFAKAGNQISDMIKNDPTSISNYASQYGAGSNVGENTIASPNALNKEFANVGGNTLLNHNLNQEQVNTRATNMKNSTNIPNTKDIKEVISSSNIDKKG
- a CDS encoding type II toxin-antitoxin system YafQ family toxin — its product is MAKYKIYYHKDFIKAYKKISNEERKITDKVITKLSNDEILEPKYKDHQLKGALKDFRECHIKSNLLLIYQKHDKELELNILKLGSHSKLFKNY
- the relB gene encoding type II toxin-antitoxin system RelB family antitoxin, which codes for MRTISLRISDQEDILLKEYLAINNLQLSKFIRDTILEKIEDELNLDENKILISLKEAKKDNIYSFEEVFKNV
- a CDS encoding type II toxin-antitoxin system RelE family toxin yields the protein MYEIKFSSSAKKSIEKLDQQVARIIKSWIIKNLIESDNPKKLAKELKGNLKGIYRFRVGNYRMLAEINDNELFIFVFEIGHRREIYKKFKK
- a CDS encoding helix-turn-helix domain-containing protein translates to MIKENIKFLRKQRKLTQQELGKILNVGQKTVSMWEKGNNNITLPTILKICEHFQISPNELLANNLADMELHRNLRNYNRITAKK
- a CDS encoding DNA-specific endonuclease I, translating into MKKLLSILLFSSLSLLASDNFNESKKELVELYESLGSTYQYDFYCNAPFKANKKGKYTKFEVVKSDLYTPRNEYTKKGKINQRAKRIEWEHIMPAQNFGKHLPCWREGGRKACQKDPLFAKMEADKQNLVPAIGEVNGDRSNFRYAEAPLNLEYTQYGNCKVYTDFKAKRFYPANYSKGWIARSYLYMSKTYNIRLSDQERKLMESWDKQYPMSEKERIIREKSSK
- a CDS encoding DUF6685 family protein: MKFIERLIDKYFCIKTIVALLKEDFESYNVFQLNKINCFAFHGGDLKLLRIRTSYDDNWKAFEDLINRMIIIEKYQEVEKFNICLIKSISCSKSNNIGNYFYNIDIRNAHIKPKDILYLFGFNNYKTSEKKSEWELQACLEHSINNEVLRFTYYKWNDWYEWNNSNGSHHLATALYHLRNANEKFYIKALVENQELNREVISELIEKYEIFMSHEKNAWKFFSLLDTPILGRHMKIFYIVGQDNLRLIVFEKAYFEKDCTGQLILKILNKMDSRYFFGWNDKLKEYLN